The Haloplanus sp. CK5-1 genome contains a region encoding:
- a CDS encoding 50S ribosomal protein L10, translating to MSESESVRRTETIPQWKREEVDELVDFIDSYASVGIVGVAGIPSRQLQNMRRELHGSAAVRMSRNTLVQRALEEVGEGHEQLSEFVSAQVALIGTNDNPFGLYQQLEASKTPAPINAGEIAPNDIVIPEGDTGVDPGPFVGELQQVGAEARIMDGSIQVTADSTVLEAGEEVSTELANVLVELGIEPKEVGLDLRSVYSEGVLFAPEELAIDVDEYRDDIASAAAAGRNLSVNAEYPTARTAGTLLAKAAGQAKALGVFAAIEDPDVLPDLVAKADGQVRSIAARIDDDEALPEELRGVDAPATGAEESSDEDETADEADGDGDPDADADTDADDDPDDDDDGGDAGEGLGAMFG from the coding sequence ATGAGCGAGAGCGAGTCGGTCCGTCGGACCGAGACCATCCCGCAGTGGAAGCGGGAGGAGGTCGACGAACTCGTCGACTTCATCGACTCCTACGCGAGCGTCGGCATCGTTGGCGTCGCCGGCATCCCGAGCCGACAGCTCCAGAACATGCGCCGCGAACTCCACGGCAGCGCCGCCGTGCGGATGAGCCGAAACACGCTCGTCCAGCGCGCGCTCGAGGAGGTCGGTGAGGGGCACGAACAGCTCTCGGAGTTCGTCTCCGCGCAGGTCGCGCTCATCGGCACCAACGACAACCCCTTCGGCCTCTACCAGCAACTGGAAGCGTCGAAGACGCCCGCCCCGATCAACGCGGGCGAAATCGCCCCCAACGACATCGTGATCCCCGAGGGCGATACGGGGGTCGACCCCGGCCCGTTCGTCGGCGAACTCCAGCAGGTGGGCGCCGAAGCCCGAATCATGGACGGGTCGATCCAGGTGACCGCCGACTCGACGGTGCTCGAAGCCGGCGAGGAGGTCAGCACCGAACTCGCGAACGTCCTGGTCGAACTCGGCATCGAGCCCAAGGAGGTCGGACTCGACCTCCGTTCGGTCTACTCCGAGGGCGTGTTGTTCGCACCGGAGGAGCTCGCCATCGACGTCGACGAGTACCGGGACGACATCGCGTCGGCCGCGGCCGCCGGACGCAACCTCTCGGTCAACGCCGAGTACCCGACGGCCCGCACCGCGGGCACGCTGCTCGCGAAGGCGGCCGGGCAGGCCAAGGCGCTCGGCGTCTTCGCCGCCATCGAGGACCCCGACGTCCTGCCGGACCTCGTGGCTAAGGCGGACGGCCAGGTTCGCTCCATCGCGGCACGGATCGACGACGACGAGGCGCTCCCCGAGGAACTGCGCGGCGTCGACGCGCCCGCGACGGGGGCAGAGGAATCGAGCGACGAAGACGAAACTGCAGACGAAGCCGACGGTGACGGCGACCCCGACGCAGACGCCGACACCGACGCGGACGACGACCCCGACGACGACGACGACGGTGGCGACGCCGGCGAGGGTCTCGGCGCGATGTTCGGCTAA
- the rpl12p gene encoding 50S ribosomal protein P1 codes for MEYVYAALILNETGEEINEDNVTAVLEAAGVDVEQSRVKALVAALEDVDIEEAIDTAAAAPAAGGAAGGAAETTDDDDDDDEDAGGDEAADEEEEAAEEDDEDEEASGEGLGELFG; via the coding sequence ATGGAATACGTTTACGCAGCACTCATCCTGAACGAGACGGGCGAAGAGATCAACGAAGACAACGTGACCGCGGTCCTCGAAGCCGCCGGCGTCGACGTGGAGCAGTCCCGCGTCAAAGCGCTGGTCGCGGCGCTCGAGGACGTCGACATCGAGGAGGCCATCGACACGGCCGCCGCAGCGCCCGCCGCGGGCGGCGCGGCCGGCGGTGCCGCCGAGACGACCGACGACGACGACGACGACGACGAGGACGCCGGCGGCGACGAGGCCGCCGACGAGGAAGAGGAAGCCGCCGAGGAAGACGACGAGGACGAAGAGGCCAGCGGCGAGGGCCTCGGCGAACTCTTCGGCTGA
- a CDS encoding tripartite tricarboxylate transporter permease codes for MPPAVGPTTLCYAVAGVGLGTCSGLTPGLHANNFALLLASAVPALPGPSVALGAAMLAAGVVHTFLDVVPALTLGVPDPATAAVTLPGHRLVLDGRGREALRLSALGSGLAALAAVPVAVVLTGVVEAVYPTLRRHVPVLLVAVAVVLVATEPTWRRRVVAVGTLLVAAGLGWLVLDLDPSGPVAAGGVLAPLFAGLFGAPVLVEALDGEGVPPQADPAVTLDPRTVVGTAGAGTGAGALVGYLPGVSAAVGTVLVLPAVPGRSGARGFLVASSGASTANTVFALFALVALGTPRTGVMVAMDRAGVPHATGVLVGTACLAAAVGFVLVVSVGDAYLRTVGRLDYTRVSLATGGVLVVLAYLFAGGVGLAVFALAAVVGLLPPVLGVRRVHLMAVLGPAVVSA; via the coding sequence ATGCCACCGGCCGTCGGCCCCACGACGCTTTGCTACGCCGTCGCCGGCGTCGGCCTCGGCACGTGCAGTGGTCTGACGCCCGGACTGCACGCCAACAACTTCGCGCTGTTGCTGGCGTCGGCCGTCCCCGCCCTCCCCGGTCCGTCGGTGGCGCTCGGTGCCGCGATGCTCGCCGCCGGCGTCGTCCACACCTTCCTCGACGTGGTGCCGGCGCTCACACTGGGCGTTCCGGACCCCGCGACGGCGGCCGTCACGCTGCCGGGCCACCGACTCGTCCTCGACGGCCGGGGCCGCGAGGCGCTCCGGCTCTCCGCGCTCGGGAGCGGCCTCGCCGCCCTCGCGGCGGTACCGGTCGCCGTCGTCCTGACCGGCGTTGTCGAGGCCGTCTATCCGACGCTCCGCCGACACGTCCCCGTCCTCTTGGTCGCGGTGGCTGTCGTCCTCGTCGCCACCGAACCGACGTGGCGACGGCGAGTCGTCGCCGTCGGGACGCTCCTCGTCGCGGCCGGGTTGGGGTGGTTGGTTCTCGACCTCGATCCGTCCGGCCCCGTCGCCGCCGGGGGTGTCCTCGCGCCGCTGTTCGCCGGGTTGTTCGGGGCGCCGGTGCTCGTCGAGGCACTCGATGGCGAGGGCGTCCCCCCACAGGCCGACCCAGCCGTGACGCTCGACCCGCGGACGGTGGTCGGGACGGCGGGCGCCGGCACGGGGGCGGGCGCGCTCGTCGGCTATCTCCCGGGAGTCTCCGCGGCCGTCGGGACGGTGCTCGTCCTGCCGGCGGTCCCCGGTCGGTCCGGCGCGCGGGGGTTCCTCGTCGCTTCCAGCGGGGCCAGCACCGCCAACACCGTGTTCGCCCTGTTCGCACTCGTCGCCCTCGGCACCCCCCGGACCGGCGTGATGGTGGCGATGGACCGGGCGGGCGTCCCGCACGCAACGGGCGTGTTGGTGGGGACGGCGTGTCTCGCTGCCGCGGTCGGGTTCGTCCTCGTCGTCTCCGTCGGCGACGCCTACCTCCGGACGGTCGGCCGTCTCGACTACACTCGGGTGTCGCTCGCGACGGGGGGCGTCCTCGTCGTCCTCGCGTACCTCTTCGCCGGCGGTGTCGGTCTCGCGGTGTTCGCGCTCGCGGCGGTCGTAGGGCTACTTCCGCCGGTCCTCGGCGTGCGGCGGGTCCACCTGATGGCCGTCCTCGGTCCCGCCGTCGTGTCGGCGTAG
- a CDS encoding HVO_2753 family zinc finger protein has product MSQTEGKQERQCVSCGINISGMSAASFKCPDCGHRIYRCAKCRKQSNLYECPDCGFRGP; this is encoded by the coding sequence ATGAGCCAGACGGAAGGAAAGCAGGAGCGCCAGTGTGTCTCCTGTGGCATCAACATCTCCGGGATGAGCGCCGCCTCGTTCAAGTGCCCGGACTGTGGCCACCGAATCTACCGCTGTGCGAAATGCCGCAAGCAGAGCAATCTCTACGAGTGTCCCGACTGCGGGTTCCGGGGGCCGTAA
- a CDS encoding elongation factor 1-beta yields the protein MGKVAAKMKVMPNSPDVDLDDLQERLEASLPEGAKINGFERDEVAFGLVALLPTVIVPDDAGGTEAVEESFSGVDGVESVAVENVGRI from the coding sequence ATGGGCAAGGTCGCTGCCAAGATGAAGGTCATGCCCAACAGTCCCGACGTCGACCTCGACGACCTGCAGGAGCGCCTGGAGGCCTCGCTCCCGGAGGGTGCGAAGATCAACGGGTTCGAACGCGACGAAGTCGCGTTCGGACTGGTCGCCCTCCTGCCGACGGTGATCGTCCCCGACGACGCGGGGGGCACCGAGGCCGTCGAGGAGTCGTTCAGCGGGGTCGACGGCGTCGAGAGCGTCGCCGTCGAGAACGTCGGCCGCATCTGA
- a CDS encoding 50S ribosomal protein L21e has translation MPSSNGPMQGTRGKLSNDPRDRGASPPQRAIQEYDVGQKVHLTLDPSVTEGRFHPRFNGHTGTVLGMQGRAFKVEINDGGKEKTIIARPAHLKAQQ, from the coding sequence ATGCCGAGTTCAAACGGGCCTATGCAGGGGACGCGCGGCAAACTCTCGAACGATCCGCGAGACCGCGGTGCGTCTCCGCCACAGCGAGCGATTCAGGAGTACGATGTCGGTCAGAAAGTCCACCTCACGCTCGACCCGAGCGTCACCGAGGGTCGGTTCCACCCCCGATTCAACGGGCACACCGGCACTGTCCTCGGGATGCAGGGCCGTGCCTTCAAAGTCGAGATCAACGACGGCGGCAAGGAGAAGACGATCATCGCGCGCCCGGCCCACCTCAAGGCCCAGCAGTAA
- a CDS encoding RNA polymerase Rpb4 family protein, producing MTIFKERIDEEFVTVSEVKDLLAEVEADRAADPDREMRYELARAIEHANTFAVLDAEESREMVEQLLELDQVDEIAAFKIVDLLPQDRDELRSVFAHGRYSLDGDELDEILNVVAKYA from the coding sequence ATGACCATCTTCAAAGAGCGGATCGACGAGGAGTTCGTCACCGTCTCGGAGGTCAAAGACCTCCTCGCCGAGGTCGAGGCGGACCGCGCCGCGGACCCCGACCGCGAGATGCGTTACGAACTCGCGCGGGCGATCGAACACGCCAACACGTTCGCCGTCCTCGACGCCGAGGAGTCCCGCGAGATGGTCGAGCAACTGCTCGAACTCGATCAGGTCGACGAGATCGCGGCGTTCAAGATCGTCGACCTCCTCCCGCAGGATCGCGACGAACTCCGCTCGGTGTTCGCCCACGGCCGCTACTCGCTCGACGGCGACGAACTCGACGAGATCCTGAACGTCGTCGCGAAGTACGCGTAG
- a CDS encoding HalX domain-containing protein: protein MPPEQPTVLLVDDEEDIVDVYALAFSDDYVVEKAYSGEEALEKATDADAILLDRRMPGLSGGDVLDEIRRCGVGARVAMVTAVDPDFDIVEMEFDAYLTKPVTDDELRSTVDELLTLSEYDSQVRERFSVAEKLTTLEAEKPKRELESSSEYQTLRERADELDARASETVGQMDPNTFEKAFFDIDAGDADADET, encoded by the coding sequence ATGCCACCGGAGCAGCCGACAGTTCTCCTCGTCGACGACGAGGAAGACATCGTCGACGTCTACGCACTCGCCTTCTCCGACGACTACGTCGTCGAGAAGGCCTACAGCGGGGAGGAAGCGCTGGAGAAGGCGACGGACGCCGACGCGATCCTCCTCGATCGACGGATGCCGGGGCTGTCCGGCGGGGACGTTCTCGACGAGATCAGACGCTGTGGGGTCGGCGCGCGGGTCGCGATGGTAACCGCGGTCGATCCGGACTTCGACATCGTCGAGATGGAGTTCGACGCCTACCTGACCAAACCGGTCACCGACGACGAACTCCGGTCGACGGTCGACGAACTGCTCACCCTCTCGGAGTACGACAGTCAGGTTCGCGAGCGCTTCAGCGTCGCCGAGAAACTGACGACGCTGGAGGCCGAGAAGCCGAAGCGGGAACTGGAGTCGAGCAGCGAGTACCAGACACTACGGGAGCGCGCGGACGAACTCGACGCGCGGGCCTCGGAGACGGTCGGGCAGATGGATCCGAACACGTTCGAGAAGGCGTTTTTCGACATCGACGCCGGAGACGCGGACGCCGACGAGACGTAG
- a CDS encoding PAS domain S-box protein, translating to MSQAFHSRYEAICEASPDTILLVDDNGRITYANERVADMFGYEPAELLGDPVEVLVPASVRSIHAADREAYLDDPETRPMGAAMDLKGRRRDGSTMPVDISLSPIRTAGSLEVMAVVRDVSERETYQKTYRTILEAVPDAVLITDATTGKIVDANDEVATLLGDDPETLVGEPHTVVHPAADEARYRDLYTRRVPEDGAIFTQFPDGTDLCVERTDGDRVPIEINARVFELENQRLIVSVLRDVSSRKRRERRLRALHDTTRRLVEADDPSGIATLIADTADTILEYANTVVRFARDGRLRPASSTAAALSTMGVRPSYPIDDTTPAGRAYLTGEPIRIDDVRDIEDGHSRGDARAAMYLPMGEHGVVSVVDTAVGAFDRSDIELAAILATNAETALDRLAHERELERQNERLDEFAGVVSHDLRNPLDAARGWLDAVDRPESSENLRRVEDALDRMDAIIEDTLTLAKQGRAVGESDVVDVAAVARESWVVVATGEGRLEVADELRIRADRDRLQHLLENLFRNSVEHGSTDDDSGVTVTIGPVEGGFYVSDDGPGIPPEERDAVFEPGRTSSSDGTGLGLTIVDEIAEAHGWEVRVTDGDEGGARFEFTNVERS from the coding sequence ATGTCACAGGCTTTTCACTCCCGATACGAAGCGATCTGTGAGGCTTCGCCGGACACTATCCTCCTCGTCGACGACAACGGACGGATCACGTACGCCAACGAACGCGTAGCCGACATGTTCGGCTACGAGCCGGCCGAACTGCTCGGCGATCCGGTCGAAGTGCTCGTCCCGGCGTCGGTGCGGTCGATCCACGCGGCCGACCGGGAAGCGTACCTCGACGACCCGGAGACGCGACCGATGGGGGCCGCGATGGACCTCAAGGGCCGACGCAGGGATGGCTCGACGATGCCGGTCGACATCAGCCTGAGCCCGATCCGAACCGCCGGCAGTCTCGAAGTGATGGCGGTCGTCCGCGACGTCAGCGAGCGGGAAACGTACCAGAAGACCTACCGAACGATCCTCGAAGCAGTTCCGGACGCCGTCCTCATCACCGATGCGACGACGGGCAAAATCGTCGACGCCAACGACGAGGTGGCCACGCTCCTCGGCGACGATCCGGAGACGTTGGTGGGTGAACCTCACACGGTCGTCCACCCGGCGGCGGACGAAGCCCGGTACCGCGACCTCTATACACGACGCGTCCCCGAAGACGGCGCCATCTTCACGCAGTTCCCCGACGGGACGGATCTCTGTGTCGAACGAACCGACGGAGACCGCGTTCCGATAGAGATCAACGCCCGCGTGTTCGAACTGGAGAACCAGCGGTTGATCGTCAGCGTCCTCCGGGACGTGTCCTCCCGAAAGCGGCGCGAGCGGCGGCTCCGCGCGCTCCACGACACCACGCGTCGGCTCGTCGAGGCCGACGATCCGTCGGGGATCGCGACGCTGATCGCCGACACCGCGGATACGATTCTGGAGTACGCGAACACCGTCGTCCGGTTCGCGAGGGACGGTCGACTCCGGCCGGCGAGCAGCACCGCCGCGGCCCTGTCGACGATGGGAGTGCGTCCCTCGTACCCTATCGACGACACGACACCCGCGGGCCGGGCGTATCTGACCGGGGAACCGATCCGAATCGACGACGTCCGCGATATCGAGGACGGGCACAGCCGCGGCGACGCCCGCGCCGCGATGTATCTCCCGATGGGTGAGCACGGCGTCGTGAGCGTCGTCGACACCGCGGTCGGCGCGTTCGACCGGTCGGACATCGAACTCGCGGCGATTCTGGCGACCAACGCCGAAACCGCGCTGGACCGTCTCGCACACGAGCGCGAGCTCGAACGCCAAAACGAGCGACTCGACGAGTTCGCCGGCGTCGTGAGCCACGACCTGCGGAACCCACTCGACGCCGCTCGGGGATGGCTGGACGCGGTCGACCGTCCCGAGTCGAGCGAGAACCTCCGTCGCGTCGAGGACGCGCTCGACCGGATGGACGCGATCATCGAGGACACCTTGACGCTGGCGAAACAGGGGCGGGCCGTCGGCGAGTCCGACGTGGTCGACGTGGCGGCGGTCGCCAGGGAGAGTTGGGTCGTGGTCGCGACCGGCGAGGGACGTCTCGAGGTGGCCGACGAACTCCGGATTCGCGCCGACCGGGATCGACTCCAACACCTGTTGGAGAACCTGTTTCGGAACAGTGTGGAGCACGGCTCGACGGACGACGATTCCGGCGTCACCGTCACAATCGGCCCCGTCGAGGGCGGGTTCTACGTCTCCGACGACGGACCCGGTATCCCACCCGAGGAACGCGATGCGGTGTTCGAACCGGGGCGTACCTCTTCATCCGACGGAACCGGACTCGGACTCACCATCGTCGACGAAATCGCCGAGGCACACGGCTGGGAGGTCCGTGTCACCGACGGCGACGAGGGGGGCGCGCGCTTCGAGTTCACGAACGTCGAACGCAGTTAG
- a CDS encoding DUF1328 domain-containing protein — MGIEHVVASGAASIRAIPLQFGGGLIELAVLFLILALVTGILGARGIAGLSMEIAKWLVIIFVVLAVVSFLL; from the coding sequence ATGGGAATCGAACACGTCGTAGCCAGCGGTGCTGCCTCGATCCGGGCGATACCGTTGCAGTTCGGCGGCGGCCTGATCGAACTCGCGGTTCTCTTTCTGATACTCGCGCTCGTTACGGGGATCCTCGGCGCACGGGGGATCGCCGGCCTCAGCATGGAGATTGCGAAGTGGCTCGTCATCATCTTCGTCGTCCTCGCCGTCGTCTCGTTCCTGTTGTAG